TTGCAGTCGGTGAACAGGAAGGCGCGCAGCATCTCCTTGCCCATCGGCGTGTGCACCACCTCGGGGTGGAACTGCAGGCCGTAGATGGGCTTGCTCTGGTGCGCCGCCGCCGCGTAGGGCGAGTTGCCGCTGCGCCCAATGGCCTCGAAGTCCGGGGGCAGCATGTCCACCCGATCTCCGTGGCTCATCAAGACCTTCACCCGGTCTCCCAGCTTGAAACCCGCCAGGGGCCCTCGCGCCGCCAGCACCTCCACCTCGGCCGAGCCGTATTCGCGGTGCGCGGAGCGATCCACCCGGCCACCCAGCAGCTTGGAGATCAGCTGCAGGCCATAGCAGATGCCCAGCACCGGCAACCCCGAGCTGAACACGAAGGGATCGCACCGCGGCGAGCCCTCCGTCTCCACCGAGGCCGGCCCTCCGGAGAGGATGATGCCGCGCGGAGCGAAGCGGCGGATGTCCTCCGCGGGGAGATCCGGACGATGGATCTCACAGTACACGCCGAGCTCTCGCACCCGGCGGGCGATGAGCTGCGTGTACTGGCTCCCGAAATCGAGGATCAGGATCTTCTCAGCGTGAATATCCACACACTCTCCATGAGGGGCGCGCGTTGACGGATGCGGGCCTTATCGCTACAAACTTTCGGAAATCAACCATTAAGTCCCGCTCGAACTCGAAGAGGTCCTGAGATGCGCCTGCCCGCCGTTGCAACCGTCCTGCTGCTGTCCGCCACCGGTTGCGTGAAGGAGATCTCCTCGGAAGAGCGTCTGGAGCGCGAGTCGCCGTCGCGTGCGTCGGCCGGGGACACCCCGGATGCCGCCGCGCTGGGCAAGGTGAACTGCGACGACACGGGTGATGCCCTCAACCAGGCCCGCAACGTCAACCGGCCGGAGTCCGACCGGGTGATGAGCTACATCGACCTCTACACCTCGTTGCAGAAGCGCAACGCGACCTTCGAGGAGGCGATGAACCGCAACCCGGACCTCCACTACACCGAGGGCAGCCAGAAGCTGGTGGCCGCCCGCGAGAACTGCATCCAGCAGACCGCGGACGTGAAGGTGGAGTTCGAGACCTACGTGCGCGAGCTGGTGGACGTGCCCACCGTGCAGGAGGTCAAGGGCGGCAACACCGTCACCGTGGCCCGGCTGGACTTCAACACCCTGCGCCAGGCCATCGAGACGCTCAACCCGGACGACAAGGAGCAGCTGCTGGGCCGGGTGCTCAACGCGGAGAAGAAGGTGGCTCCGGCCGCGGCGGAAGAGCCCGCCGCCGCCCCCAGCCGCAAGCGCGGCAAGTAGCCGGCTCGCGGCCCTCCGGCCGTCCCGGGCGCCCTACTCCACCCGGTAGTTGGGCGCCTCCTCGGTGATGATCACGTCGTGCACGTGGCTCTCCTTGAGCCCGGCCGAGGTGATGCGCACGAACTCCGCCTTGGTGCGCAGATCCTCGATGGTGCCGCAGCCCACGTAGCCCATGCCGCTGCGCAGCCCACCCAGCATCTGGTGGATGTTCATCCCCAGGCTGCCCTTGTACGGCACACGGCCTTCAATCCCCTCGGGCACCAGCTTCACCGCCTCCACGTCCGACTGGAAGTAGCGGTCCTTGGCGCCCTGCTTCATGGCCCCCATCGAGCCCATGCCGCGGTAGCTCTTGTAGCTGCGGCCCTGGTAGAGGATCACCTCGCCCGGCGCCTCCTCGGTGCCGGCGAAGAGCGAGCCGATCATCACCGTGCTCGCCCCGGCGGCCAGCGCCTTGACGATGTCGCCGGAGTACTTGATGCCGCCATCGGCGATCACGGGCACGCCGTGCTTGTCCGCCTCGCGCGCGCAGTCGTCGATCGCCGTGAGCTGGGGCACGCCCACGCCCGCCACCACGCGCGTGGTGCAGATGGAGCCGGGGCCGATGCCCACCTTCACCGCGTCCACCCCCGCCTCGATGAGCGCCCGGGTCGCCGCCGCCGTGGCCACGTTGCCGGCGATCAGCTCGAAGCCCCGGAAGTTCTTCCGCGTGTCGCGCACGGCGTCGATGACGCCCTTGGAGTGCCCATGGGCCGTGTCGATCACGATGACGTCCACACCCGCCTTCACCAGCGCGTCGATGCGGGCCTCCCGGTCCGCCGAGGCGCCCACCGCGGCGGCGCACAGCAGCCGGCCCTTGGCGTCCTTGGCCGCGTTGGGCCGGGTCCGCCGCTTCTCCATGTCCTTGATGGTGATGAGGCCCCGGAGCTCGAACTGCTCGTCGACGATCAGCAGCTTCTCGATGCGGTGCTCGTGCAGCAGCTGCTGGGCGTCCGCCTGGCTGATGCCCTCGCGGCCGGTGACGAGCTTGCGCGTCATCACCGCCTCCACCTTCTGCCCCAGGTCCGTCACGAAGCGCACGTCGCGGCTGGTGACGATGCCCACCAGCTTGCGGCCCTGCACCACCGGGATGCCCGAGATGTTGTACTGGCGCATCAGCTCGATGGCCCGGGCCAGCGGCACCTGCGGCTCGACGGTGATGGGATCCACCACCATCCCGCTCTCGAACTTCTTCACCTTCATGACCTCGAGCGCCTGCTGCTCGGGGGTCATGTTCTTGTGGATGACGCCGATACCGCCCTCCTGCGCCATGGCGATGGCTGTACGGGCCTCGGTCACGGTGTCCATCGCCGCGGACAGCAGCGGGATGTTGAGCCGGAGGTTGCGGGTCAACCGGGTGGTGAGATCGGCATCCTTGGGCAGGATGGAGCTCTCCGCCGGCTGGAGCAGCACGTCATCGAAGGTCAACGCGAGCCGGACTTCAGAGGTCAGCATGGGGGCTCCCGGGAGCAGCGGGTCATGCCCGCGGTGAAGCCGCTTCCATAAGGGGTGAAAGCCAGGGGCGCAACGATCAAAACCGCCTTTTCACCGCCCGTCTCCCTGGCATGCAGGCGATTGATGTTAGGATTCGCGCACACCCTCTGTCAGGTGTCGCAACAGGATCTCCAGTGACGCAGCCACACAGCACCACCAAGGGAGAAGCCATCGGGTTGGTCGTCAAGTTGCCCTTCGCGACCCCCGAGGAGTTCGTGGCGAAGTACGGAGCCAATGTCACCCGCGGCGGCATCTACCTGCGCGCCAAGACGGTGAAGCCTCCCGGTTCCACGGTCACCCTGGATCTCAAGCTGGCCGATGGCTCCCGCATCATCCACGGCACGGCCGTCATCCACTTCGTCACCGGCCAGGGCGGGCAGGGAGCCTCCGGCATGGGGTTCCGCTTCCTCACCGTGGACCCCGCCACCCGGCAGTTCCTCGACTCGGCGATCGCTCCCCTTCCACACGCCCAGTCTTCCCTTCCCCCACTCCCGGCAGGGGTGGGGCCGGCGGATTACTCGGTCCCCGCTGGAGCCCCGCCACCTCCGCCCCTGACGGATTCGCCGGCGGTCGTCCCCGCGCCCGCTCCCAACCCCGCACAGGAGATGCTGATCCCCGCCCACACCCCGTGGCCCGGGAGCATCGCCGCGTTCACCCCGCCTCCCGCGCCCCAGCCCGAGCCCACCGCCGAGCCGCCCGCCCCTGCGCTCCAGCCCGATGCCGAGCCCATCGAGGCCGAGCCCATCGAGGACGCCGAGCCCATCGAGGACGCCGAGCCCGCCGCTGAGCAGCCCGCGGCCATGGCCTCCCCGCCGCCTCCCCCTCCCGAGGAGAGCCCAGCCGTTCCGGTAGCAGCCCCCCGGGCTCCCGCGCCCACGGTGGCCTCGAGCCGTCCCGCACCTCCTCGCGACCCCACCCAAACGCTCTCCTCGTCGGTCACGCCCGTCGTCCCGAGCGCCCCCGCCTTCGAGGCCCCCACCGAGGAGCCCAAGCGCACCGGGCCCATCATCGGCATCGACCTGGGCACGACCAACTCCTGCGCCGGCTTCGTGCGCCAGAGCAAGCCGGCCGTCCTCCACAGCCGCGAGGGGCACAACACCGTCCCCTCCATCCTCGCCCTCAACGCCCGCGGCAAGCTCGTGGTGGGCCACCCCGCCAAGGGGCAGATGCTCACCAACCCCCGGCAGACCGTCTACGGCGCCAAGCGGCTCGTCGGCCGTCCCTACGAGTCCCCCATCGTCCAGCAGATCAAGGACCGCTTCGCCTATGAGATCGCCCCCGGCGACAACGGGGAAGCGGCGGTGCGGCTCGGGGATCGCATCTACAGCCTCCAGCAGATCTCCGCCCTCATCCTGCGCGAGGTGAAGGAGGTCGCCCAGAACCAGCTCGGCCAGCCCGTCTCGCGCGCCGTCGTCACCGTCCCCGCCTACTACAACGACAACCAGCGCCAGGCCGTGCGCGAGGCCGGACGGCTCGCCGGGCTCCACGTGGAGCGCATCCTCAACGAGCCCACCGCCGCCGCGCTCGCCTACGGCTTCGGCCGCAAGCTCACCCAGCGCGTGCTCGTCTACGACCTGGGCGGCGGCACCTTCGACGCCTCCGTCCTCGAGCTCAAGGACACCCTCTACGAGGTCGTCTCCACCGGCGGCGATACCTTCCTCGGCGGCATCGACTTCGACACCGCCATCGTCGAGTACCTGCTCGAGCAGTTCCGCCAGCAGACCGGCCTCTCGCTCCAGCTGGACCGGGTGGCCATGCAGCGCATCCAGGACGCCGCCGAGCGCGCCAAGTGCTCCCTCTCCGAGCGCTCGCAGGTCCGCGTCCACGTCGCCTTCCTCACCATGGTCGACGGCAAGCCCGTGGACCTCGACGTCTCGCTCACCCGCGAGAAGCTCGTCGAGCTCACCGAGGAGCTCGTCAACCGCACCCTCCAGGTCTGCGCCGACGTGCTCGACGCCAAGGGGCTCACCCCCAAGGACATCGACGAGATCATCCTCGTGGGCGGCCAGAGCCGCTCGCCGCTCGTCCACGAGAAGATCAACTGGTTCTTCGGCAAGGCGCCCACCAAGAACGTGCACCCGGACGAGGCCGTGGCGCTCGGCGCGGCCCTGCTCGCCCACAGCCTCGCCCAGAACGAGGGCGTGCAGCTCATCGACGTGCTGCCCATGGCCATCGGCGTGGGCCTGCCCGGCGGCCGCTTCAAGCCCGTGCTCGAGCGCAACGCTCCCCTGCCCGCCAACAAGGGCTACCAGATCTCCACCAGCCGCGATGATCAGCAGGAGCTCGATCTCATCATCCTGCAGGGGGACTCCGAGCGCGCCGTGGAGAACGAGTACCTCGGCACGCTGAAGGTCTCCGGGTTGCCCGGCGGGCCTCGCGGCTCGGTGAAGGTCTCCGTCACCTTCGCCGTGGACAACGAGTGCATCCTCACCGTGACCGCCCGCGAGCAGATCAGCGGCCTCGAGGTGATGAGCGTCTTCTCCACCCGCGACAACCCCGAGCAGGTGAAGGCGAAGCTCGGGCCCAATCACCCGAATCAGCCCGAGCCGCCTCCCATGGCTCGCAGGCAGTCACTGCCCGGCATGCCCGCCGTCGCAGGGGGCCCGGTGCAGAAGCCCACCGCGGCGCAGCCCGTGGTCCTGCCCATCGCCATCGCCGCGACCGCTCGCGATGTGGCCCCGGGCGGACTCGTCGGGTGGTTGAAGCGGATCCTCGGACGCGCGTGAGCCGGACAGGGGGACCCGGCGATTCGCGGGCCCTTCCCTTCCGGCTCACAGGGGCAACAAGGGGGGCGGATACCCTCACCCCGTCCCTCTCCCGGGGGGAGAGGGGATATTGGGGGACAGGGGTTTCAAGGGTGGATCAGTCGCGGATCGGCAGACGATCCGTACCGGAGGACTTCTCCGCCATCTCGAACACGGGCGCCGGGGCCGGCTGCACGTCGGCGGCCGCCGCTCCCGTCAGCAGGTGCGCGGGCACCGGCGAGGCCTTCACCGCCGCATCGAGGGACGCACCCCGCAGGGCCGCCAGGCGCTTGCGCCACAGGAACACCCCAAGCCCCACCACCGCCAGGGTGCCGAACACCACCAGCTGCCCCTCCTTCATCCGGTCGATCGCGTAGTCCAGCTTGTCCCCGAAGTGGAAGCCGAGCCACACGAAGAACGGCGCGGACAGCAGCGCCGCCAGACCGTCCCAGAAGAGGAAGCGCCAGTACGACATGCCCGCGGAACCGGCGCTGAAGTACGTCACCGCACGCACACCGGGCATGAAGCGCGCGATCATCACGATCTTCTGCCCGTGCAGCGCGAACAGCCCCTCCACCCGGGCCCGCTTCTCGGGGGTGATGAACTTGCCCAGGAAGCCGGTGGGGGTAGTAGAGCGGCCCACCTTCGAGCCAAACCGGCGGCCGGCGTAGAAGATGAGGCTGTCGCCCACGAGGATGCCCAGGAAGCCGACCAGCATCATCACCGACAGGCTGGCCGCGCCCTTGTGGGCCAGGAAGCCACCCAGGATGAGCGAGATGTCCTCGGGCAGAGGCACGCCCAGCCCACAGGCCACCAGGATGCCGAAGACAGTGGCATAGGCGAGGAAGCCGTGGGTACTGCCCAGCAGGTTGGTGAGGAATTCTTGCACGCTCGTCTCTCTGTCACGTCCGGGGAGACCAGGTAGGCATCGTCATCCGAGCCCAGGCCTCCAGCGCCCCCGCATCAACCGGGTACGCGTCGTCAAAACTCCGAGCCCCCATACACCGACTCATAATCCCCAGGTGCGTCCGCTGCTCGATGTGCGAACGCCTGGGCCTGCGTCCGAGTGCCCGGCTGCTCCTGGTATGGCCGTGTGGGTGTCTCGAAGGTCCCTCGCATCGTCCGCGAGGAAGGTAGCACGGTGCGCAAGGGGGGGTGTTTCTCAAGTCTTTCCCACGAGCGACTTCATGGCTTCCCGGTTGTCTCGGACCTTCTGGCCAAAGTGGCTCACGATTCCCATCAGCAGCTTCATGCAGGCCTGGGGCTTCTGGATGGTGAGCTTCTGGAAGTCCGCGTGACGGATCTCCACCGCCGTCACGTCCGTCATGGCCACGGCGGTGCACAGCCGCTCGCCCTTCTGGATGAGGGTCAGTTCACCCAGGGGCTCTCCGGCCACCACATCCCCGAGCGTCACTTCCTCGCCCGCGGTGTTCTTCGCACTCAGCCGGACCGTGCCGTCCCCGACGATGAAGAGGGACTCGCCAGGCCGGTTCTCCAGGAACAGGGCCGATCCCTTGGGAAACGCCCGGGCGACCCCGATGGCGGCGAAGATCTGGATGCCGACATCGGTGAAATCCTTGAAGAGCGGGGATGCTTTGAGTGCGGCTGCAACCTCCATGCGAGGTGGTCCTAACACGCACGCTGGCGGGCGTCACGTTAACGGCTGGCCCGGTGGTCGGCGGCCGTCTGGACGTAGTGCTTCGCGGACTCGAGCAGGAAGCTCCGCTCCTCCTCGGTGATGGGCCGCTTCACCTTCCCCGGCGAGCCCACCACCAGCGAGCCCGGTGGAATCTTCGTCCCCGGCGTGAGCAGCGTCCCGGCGCCGATGATGCACTCGTCGCCGATCTCCACGCCGTCCATCACGATGGCCCCCATCCCCACCAGCACCCGGTTGCCCACCGTGCACCCGTGCAGCACCACGTGGTGCCCCACCGTCACGTCGTCCCCGATCGTCGTCGAGTACCGGTGGCTCGTGACGTGGATCATCGTGAGATCCTGGATGTTGGTCCTCCGGCCAATGCGGATGGGGTTCACGTCCCCCCGCAGCACCGAGTTGAACCACACCGAGGAGTCCTCCCCCAGCTCCACGTCCCCGATCACCTGCGCCGAGTCCTCCACGAAGCAGCTCGGGTGGACACGCGGGGTTTGATCACGGAAACGGCGCAGGGCCATGGGTTCTCCAGTAGGGGGACGCGAGGGGGGAACCCGCTCGGGACGGGCACCCTCACCCCGACCCTCTCCCGAGGGGAGAGGGATTGAGACTCAGGCCACGACGCAGGTTTCGGGGCTCGGGAGATCGGCGGGCGGTACCACCACCGGCTGGCTGAGCACCACCGTCTGCTTGCCGGACAGCTGGTTCGGCGTCGCGCTCTCCACCAGCACCTTCACGAACGCCCCCGCCTGCGCGTCACCGTCGAAGTTCACCGTGCGGTTCTCCGGCGTCCGCCCGAAACGCTTCAGCGGGTTGTAGCGCGAGTGGCCCTCCACCATCACCTCCACCTCCTGCCCCACCTGCGCCGCCGTGATCTCCCCGCTGATGCGCCGCTGGATCTTCTGCAGCCGCTCCAGCCGCTCGATCTTCACCTCGTGCGGCACCGGGCCCCACTCGTCCTCCTTCAGCGCCGCGCCCGTCTTCGGACGAGGGCTGTAGATGAACGAGAACTGGTTGTCGTAGCGGACCTTCTCCGTCAGCTCCAGCGTGAGCGCGAAGTCCTCCTCCGTCTCACCCGGGAAGCCCACGATGATGTCCGTCGTCACCGCGATGCCCGGACGCGCCGCCCGCAGCTTCTCCAGCCGCTCCAGGTACTGCACCACCGTGTAGTCGCGCCGCATCCGCTTGAGCACCGGATTCGACCCGCTCTGCACCGGCAGGTGGAAGTGCGGCATGATCTTCGGCTGCGTCCGGAACGCCTCGATCAGCTCGTCCGACAAGTCATGCGGGTGGCTCGTCGTGAAGCGCACGCGCTCGATGCCCGGCACCTCCGCCGTCCGCAGCAGCAGCTGCGCGAAGCTCACGCCGCCCTGGTACGAGTTCACGTTCTGCCCGATGAGCGTCACCTCGCGCACGCCCACCTTCGCCAGGTCCGCCACCTCGGCGAGCACCTCCGGGAAGGCCCGGCTCACCTCGCGGCCACGGGTGTGCGGCACCACGCAGAAGGAGCAGACGTTGTCGCAGCCCTTCATCACCGTGACGAACTCGGTCACCTTGCCGCGGCTCGTCTCGGGATCGGCGCGCGGGAAGACGTACTCCTCCGAGTCCACCCAGGCCGTCTCCACCACGCGCTCGCGCTCGCCCTGCACGCGGCCGATGATGTCCGGCAGCTTGGCGATGGAGTCCGGGCCGAAGACGAAGTCCAGGTAGGGCACCTTCTTGAGGAGCTTGTCCTTCTCCTGCTGGGCCACGCACCCGCCCACGCCCAGCAGCGTGCCGCGGGCCAGCTTCACCGTGCGGTAGCGGCCCAGGGCCGACAACATCTTGTCCTCGGCCTTCTCCCGGATGGAGCAGGTGTTGAGGATGATGAGGTCCGCCTCCTCCGGCACCGGCGTGGGCCGGTATTCCAGCTTGCCGAGTACCTCGCTCATGCGGAGCGAGTCGTTGACGTTCATCTGGCAGCCGAAGGTATGGATGAAGTAGCGCTTCATGGGTCTTTCCGTACGGAGAACGGGCTCTTATCCGATGAGCCCCGGCGGATTGCAACGGTTCCAGCGCCCTGGCGGCCAGGGAGGCGAGCCCCCCTACGCCCGGGTGAGGGCCTTCTGCATCCGGGTGTGGAGCTCCACCAGGCGGTCCTCCTGCTGATTGAGCAGGTCGATCGCCTCCTGCCCGTAGCGCCGGGCCAGGGGCTCCAGGTCCTCGATGCGGTGCAACTCGTCGCGGACCCTGCCGGCCTTCTCGGCCGCGGTGGCATCCGCCTGCTGCTCCAGCTCCGCCAGCCGGGTGCGCAGCCGGCGCGCCGTCCAGCGCTGGCCCCCGTAGGCGCGCAGCATCGAGTTGCCCAGCTCCACCACCTTCACCGCCAGCCCGGACGCCTTCAGGCCCAGCTCGTGCGCGGTGGTGAGCGCGGCCGTCTCCCCCGGCTTCGCCTGCTCCACATGGGCCAGGAAGGCCTCCTGGTAGCGGATGAGGCCCTGAAGATCGGCCTCGGTGAGGGCGTGGGCGGCGAAGCGCAGTGTGCGGGAGTCGGCGGCCCCCATGGCGCTGGCCTGCGACACATCGAGATCATCGAACATGGAACGGGACATGGGTGTCTCTCTCAGGCGGGGACGAGCTGCTCCGCGATGCGGGACAGATCGGCCACGGAGTTCACCACCACCGTCTGGTGGCACTCCTTCGAATAGGTGAGCATCTCGCTGTCCCCGAAGCCCCAGTTGGGACGGTCCTCGGGGCAGATCCACAGGAGCCGTTTGCACTTCTGCTTCAGGTCCTTGAGGGCCCAGGCGTTGTTGGCGTTGTAGTTGTTGCGGCCGTCCCCGATGATCATCACCGTGGTGCGCCGCGTGATGCTGCCGAGCTGATCCCTCGTGAACATGGCCAGCGCCCGGCCGTAGTTGGAGTTGGCGGTGAGCGACACGGCCTGCCCCATGGTGGCCAGGTCGATCGCCTTGTCCACCTCCTGCTCCTTGAAGTACTGCGTCACGTCGCCCACGTCCGACACGAAGACGAACGAGCGCACGCGCACGAAGAGCGACTGCAGCGTGTACGTGAAGAGCAGCATCATCCGCGACGCGTTGCGCACCGAGTCCGAGACGTCACAGAGGACGACGACCTCGGGGCGCTCGGGGCGGCGGGCGCGGAACTGGGGCACCATGGGAATACCCCCCCACGGCAGGTTGCGGCGCAGCGTGCGGCGCACGTTCAGCGTCCCCTTCCGCTTGGAGCGCGCCTTGCGGATCAGCCGGGCCTTGAGCTTCTCGGCCAGCGTCTTCACCGCGGACTCCATCTGGTTCACCTCGGCCTGGCTGAGCTGGTGCAGGGGCTTGTCCACCACCCCACCCGTGGGCTTGCGGATGCGCGCCTCGGCCTGACGCTTCACCTCGCGCCGCGCCGCGTCCTCCACCTTGCGCATGGCCTCGGCCACGTGCCGCGAGACGATCTCCACCCCCTCCGCCGGCAGGCCCCGCTTGCGCAGCTCGTCCTCGAGCGTCTTCAGCTCCGAGCGCGCCCGATCCATCCCCGCCGCCACCATCAGCCGCCGCGAGAAGAAGCCCGTCTGCATCGAGCTCTGCATCTGCGACAAGTCGAGCTGCAGCGTGGCCGAGCGGAAGATCTGCGCCAGCCTCGCCCGGTCCCCCATGAGGGCCGCCTGGGCCAGCGGGGACAGCTCGGGGAAGAGCTGGTTCATCTGGAACAGGAGCATCGTCAGGTTGTCGCCCTCGATGAGCCCCTGCTCCTGGATCTGCTGGGCCAGGGACTTGTCGAGCGCCTCGAACGTCTTGGCCGCCCCCGAGAAGAAGAAGTCGAAGGCCCGGTTGAAGACGTCCACGTCCTGGTGGCGCTTCACCATCGTGGTCCGCAGCACCGAGCGGAAGATGGTCTTGTCCTCGAGGCCCACCTCGGCGGTGGCCCGCGCCGCGTCCGACACCTCGGACGTGCTCACACGCACCCCGTTCTGGCGGAGGACCTCGGCGAACTCGACGATGCGTGCGTCCATGTGGTCGTCAACCCTTCCACCCAGCGTTCTACCAGCCTCCGCCCTGCCCCGATTCCCCATCCTCCCAACCTGTCACGGGGCCCTCAATCCTCTTGTCGCACCCGTGCGGGCCACACCCTCGTTCTCCCTACGACCGGCCCGGTGCGTCCTGTATACCCGCCCGGCACGCGGAAAACCCGAGGGGAGACATTCCATGCCAACAGCCGTCATCACCGGAGCGGGCATCCGGCTCGGCAAGGCCATCGCCCTGGCGCTGGCCGAGGCCGGGTACGACCTGGCCCTGCACGTCCACCGCTCGACCGAGGGAGCGGAGGAGGTCGCCACCCGGGCCCGTGCCCTGGGACGCACCGCCACGGTGCACCGCGCCAACCTGGGAGACCCGAAGGAGCTGGAGTCGCTGGCGGCCTCCCTGCGCGCGGCCCACCCCGCCATCGACGTCCTCGTGAACAACGCGGGCATCTTCGAGCGGGTGGCCTTCGAGGACATCACCCGGGAGCAGTACCACCGGATGATGGGAATCAACCTGGAGGCGCCCTTCTTCCTCACCCAGGCGCTGCTCCCGGCGCTGCGAGCCGCTCCCCAGCCGCTCGTCGTGAACCTCACCGACATTGGCGCGGAGCGGGTGGTGAGCCACTACGCCCACTACACGGCCAGCAAGGCCGGGCTGATCGCGCTCACCCGGGCACTGGCGGTGGAGCTCGCGCCCCGGGTGCGGGTGAACGCCATCTCTCCAGGGACGGTCATCTTCCCGGAGGACTACGACGAAGCCGCCCGGCGGGAAACGCTCGCCCGCATCCCCCTCGGACGGGAGGGCTCGGCCGAGGACATCGCCCGGACCGTGGTCTTCCTGGCACGCGAGGCGCCCTATATCTCCGGACAGGTGATCGCCGTGGATGGAGCCAGGAGCGCCCAGCTATGAACCGCCTTTCCTCCGATGCCTTCGCGGCCGCCCCCCGCGACGCGCAGGGCCGCCCCCTGGATGTCATCGAGCTGCGCCAGCTCCCGGTGAATTGCATCGTCGGGGTGTACCCGGCCGAGCGCGGTACGCCGCAGCCGCTGGAGCTCGACGTGGCCCTCTATCTGGACACCCGGAAGGCCGCCGCCGAGGGGAGTCTCCGTGACACGGTGGACTACGCGCGGCTGTCCGGCGAGCTGCGCTTCCTGCTGGAGTCGGCCGACTTCCGCATGCTGGAGACGGCCGCCGAGGCCCTCTGCCGCTACATCCTCGCCCCGCCCACGGACGACTCGGCGCGAGCCCCGGTACGGGCCGTCACCCTGCGGCTGTCCAAACCGGAAGCCCTGGGCCGGGCGGGCCTCGCCTCGCTGCAGGTGCACCGCACGGCGGAGGAGTACCGCTTCGAGGTGGAGGAGAAGCCCTTCGGACGGGTGGACATCGTCTTCCAGGACGAGCACGTGGGCATCTACCGGCTGCGCATCGCCCCGGGCCGCACCATCCCCACGCATGAGCACCGGGTGATGAGCGAGTCCGAGCTGGTGCTGGGCCACGGGCTGCTGCTCCAGGGCCGGCCAGTGCTGGCGGGCACGGGCTTCCGGTGGCCGAAGCACCTTCCGCACCGCTACGACAATCCGCGGGCGATCGAGCAGACGGTGCTGTGTGTGGACCGTCCGGCCTTCATCCCCCATGACGAAGTAGAGGTGCCCGAGCCCGCCGGTGGACTGGTGCCCGTGGAAGGCCGGGCGTACTACCCGGCGGCGGCGAGCACGCCGGAAGCGGAGGGCGAGCGGTGGTGAGCACCCGGCCAGTGGGGACACGGAAGGTGCTGGTGACGGGCGGGGGCAGCGGCATGGGCCTCGCGGTGGCCGAAGCACTGCTGCGAACCGGAGGCCGGGTGGCGGTGACGGGGCGCCGGGTGGAGCGGCTGGAGGCGGTGGTCCGCGCCTGGCCCGGTCAGGCCGTGGCCCTGCCCTGCGATCTCGCCTCCCCTTCCGAACGCACGGGCCTGTTGGCGCGGGCCCGTGACGCGCTGGGCGGGCTGGATGGCCTGGTGCACTCGGCGGGGGTGGTGGAGCACCAGCTCCCCGGTCACATCTCCGAGGAAGCGCTGCGGGCCCAACTGGAGCTCAACCTGGTGGCCCCGCTGCGCCTGGGCGAAGAGGCGCTGTCGCTCCTGGAGGACGGAGGGGGCATGGTGTTCATCGCCTCGACGCTCGCCCTGCGGCCACTGCCCACCAGCGCCGTCTACAGCGCGGCCAAGGCCGGATTGCTGGCGGCGATGCGCTCACTGGCCCTGGCGGGCGCCCTACGGCGCATCCGGGCCAACGCCGTCTGCCCGGGAGTGGTGGACACCGAGATGG
The sequence above is drawn from the Archangium gephyra genome and encodes:
- a CDS encoding Crp/Fnr family transcriptional regulator; protein product: MEVAAALKASPLFKDFTDVGIQIFAAIGVARAFPKGSALFLENRPGESLFIVGDGTVRLSAKNTAGEEVTLGDVVAGEPLGELTLIQKGERLCTAVAMTDVTAVEIRHADFQKLTIQKPQACMKLLMGIVSHFGQKVRDNREAMKSLVGKT
- a CDS encoding DedA family protein, yielding MQEFLTNLLGSTHGFLAYATVFGILVACGLGVPLPEDISLILGGFLAHKGAASLSVMMLVGFLGILVGDSLIFYAGRRFGSKVGRSTTPTGFLGKFITPEKRARVEGLFALHGQKIVMIARFMPGVRAVTYFSAGSAGMSYWRFLFWDGLAALLSAPFFVWLGFHFGDKLDYAIDRMKEGQLVVFGTLAVVGLGVFLWRKRLAALRGASLDAAVKASPVPAHLLTGAAAADVQPAPAPVFEMAEKSSGTDRLPIRD
- a CDS encoding gamma carbonic anhydrase family protein, with amino-acid sequence MALRRFRDQTPRVHPSCFVEDSAQVIGDVELGEDSSVWFNSVLRGDVNPIRIGRRTNIQDLTMIHVTSHRYSTTIGDDVTVGHHVVLHGCTVGNRVLVGMGAIVMDGVEIGDECIIGAGTLLTPGTKIPPGSLVVGSPGKVKRPITEEERSFLLESAKHYVQTAADHRASR
- a CDS encoding TIGR02266 family protein, with amino-acid sequence MTQPHSTTKGEAIGLVVKLPFATPEEFVAKYGANVTRGGIYLRAKTVKPPGSTVTLDLKLADGSRIIHGTAVIHFVTGQGGQGASGMGFRFLTVDPATRQFLDSAIAPLPHAQSSLPPLPAGVGPADYSVPAGAPPPPPLTDSPAVVPAPAPNPAQEMLIPAHTPWPGSIAAFTPPPAPQPEPTAEPPAPALQPDAEPIEAEPIEDAEPIEDAEPAAEQPAAMASPPPPPPEESPAVPVAAPRAPAPTVASSRPAPPRDPTQTLSSSVTPVVPSAPAFEAPTEEPKRTGPIIGIDLGTTNSCAGFVRQSKPAVLHSREGHNTVPSILALNARGKLVVGHPAKGQMLTNPRQTVYGAKRLVGRPYESPIVQQIKDRFAYEIAPGDNGEAAVRLGDRIYSLQQISALILREVKEVAQNQLGQPVSRAVVTVPAYYNDNQRQAVREAGRLAGLHVERILNEPTAAALAYGFGRKLTQRVLVYDLGGGTFDASVLELKDTLYEVVSTGGDTFLGGIDFDTAIVEYLLEQFRQQTGLSLQLDRVAMQRIQDAAERAKCSLSERSQVRVHVAFLTMVDGKPVDLDVSLTREKLVELTEELVNRTLQVCADVLDAKGLTPKDIDEIILVGGQSRSPLVHEKINWFFGKAPTKNVHPDEAVALGAALLAHSLAQNEGVQLIDVLPMAIGVGLPGGRFKPVLERNAPLPANKGYQISTSRDDQQELDLIILQGDSERAVENEYLGTLKVSGLPGGPRGSVKVSVTFAVDNECILTVTAREQISGLEVMSVFSTRDNPEQVKAKLGPNHPNQPEPPPMARRQSLPGMPAVAGGPVQKPTAAQPVVLPIAIAATARDVAPGGLVGWLKRILGRA
- the guaB gene encoding IMP dehydrogenase, with product MLTSEVRLALTFDDVLLQPAESSILPKDADLTTRLTRNLRLNIPLLSAAMDTVTEARTAIAMAQEGGIGVIHKNMTPEQQALEVMKVKKFESGMVVDPITVEPQVPLARAIELMRQYNISGIPVVQGRKLVGIVTSRDVRFVTDLGQKVEAVMTRKLVTGREGISQADAQQLLHEHRIEKLLIVDEQFELRGLITIKDMEKRRTRPNAAKDAKGRLLCAAAVGASADREARIDALVKAGVDVIVIDTAHGHSKGVIDAVRDTRKNFRGFELIAGNVATAAATRALIEAGVDAVKVGIGPGSICTTRVVAGVGVPQLTAIDDCAREADKHGVPVIADGGIKYSGDIVKALAAGASTVMIGSLFAGTEEAPGEVILYQGRSYKSYRGMGSMGAMKQGAKDRYFQSDVEAVKLVPEGIEGRVPYKGSLGMNIHQMLGGLRSGMGYVGCGTIEDLRTKAEFVRITSAGLKESHVHDVIITEEAPNYRVE